The window AGCATAGTTTCCCTCTTTCGCAGCACCATCAATTTTCTCAAAGTGAACCGCGATATCTTTCGCTAACTCACGAGCGACAGGTTGATCCCCAGGTAAAAGATTACGCGCAACATAGCTAAGATCGTGACGCAACGATCCCAAAGGTCCGTGGATAAAATTACCTACATAGATCCAATCTTGCTTTTGAATCAGTTGCTTAAGTTCGGGAAGACGCTCTCTGACATTAACCACAGGAGTTAGCGATCGCGAAATTTGCGCGATGCGATCGGGTGTATAAGTCGGCGGTGCTTTCGCTTCCGGGCTTCCACAACTCACCAACAACGTCATCACCAGTACCAAAACTAACGAAAGAATAGACCGAAAATGTTTCATAACCAGATTTTGCAATTCAACGACTAGATCGAATTAAAGATATTTTCTCGGTGTAGGTAGCTAGCAAACGCCTCCCACACATAAATAAGGATAATGATTTTTGGGTAAAGATCGCGAATTTAGTCGAAATTAGTTGTTCAAGTCCATCTCTGCCGTCACCCGCTTGGATGACAACCCTTCCTTCCCTTAGCTAGAATCATAAAAATAATCAAGATTGTGGGAGTCTCACGTAACAATGTCTTTTCCTCTTGCAAAACTATGGGCTACCAGTATTTTTGTTGGCACTATGGTGTCACTAGATCTATTTTCCAGTCAACCTGCTTATGCTGGTTGTGGAAATTTTAACGCCTATGGATGGTCAGTAGATGTTTCCACTGGAAAAACAGTGGAAGTTTTTGAAATCGGAGAAGTGAGTACCTG is drawn from Oscillatoria salina IIICB1 and contains these coding sequences:
- the psbQ gene encoding photosystem II protein PsbQ, translated to MKHFRSILSLVLVLVMTLLVSCGSPEAKAPPTYTPDRIAQISRSLTPVVNVRERLPELKQLIQKQDWIYVGNFIHGPLGSLRHDLSYVARNLLPGDQPVARELAKDIAVHFEKIDGAAKEGNYAEAVRNYNEVVDDLDTFIGQAPK